Proteins encoded together in one Xenopus laevis strain J_2021 chromosome 6L, Xenopus_laevis_v10.1, whole genome shotgun sequence window:
- the them6.L gene encoding protein THEM6 isoform X1 yields the protein MMLFLAIALGLIAAIFSLLDVWYFIRGALVVLKARIQPVVKDLLKEHSYSGIVLPHDLDFLFHMNNSRYLREADFARFAHFTRSGLFQAMHSLGSSMVMAGCTIRYRRSLRLWETFEIRTRLLCWDDKAFYVEQKFVALKDDFVSAVLMSRQHVIGNSPDKVVQSMCKRKVESPEYPEEVVHWIKYNDSSSQQLRAESGVSNNSKDE from the exons ATGATGCTGTTCCTAGCGATTGCACTGGGGCTGATTGCCGCCATTTTCTCCCTGCTGGATGTGTGGTACTTTATTCGCGGTGCCTTAGTGGTACTGAAAGCTCGTATCCAGCCTGTAGTGAAAGACCTGCTGAAGGAGCACTCCTATTCGGGCATAGTCCTACCCCACGATCTGGACTTCCTGTTCCATATGAACAACTCCCGTTACCTCCGCGAGGCCGACTTTGCACGCTTTGCTCACTTCACCCGCAGCGGCCTCTTCCAAGCCATGCACTCCTTGGGCTCCAGCATGGTCATGGCGGGGTGCACCATTCGCTACCGACGCTCCCTGCGTCTCTGGGAGACCTTTGAGATACGCACCCGCCTCCTATGCTGGGACGACAAGGCCTTCTACGTGGAACAGAAATTTGTGGCTCTTAAGGACGACTTTGTGTCCGCCGTGCTGATGAGTCGGCAGCATGTTATTGGAAACTCCCCCGACAAGGTGGTACAGTCCATGTGCAAAAGGAAG GTGGAGTCCCCAGAGTATCCGGAGGAGGTCGTGcactggatcaagtacaatgacaGCAGCAGCCAACAGCTGAGAGCAGAAAGTGGGGTGTCCAACAATTCCAAAGATGAATGA
- the them6.L gene encoding protein THEM6 precursor (The RefSeq protein has 1 substitution compared to this genomic sequence), protein MMLFLAIALGLIAAIFSLLDVWYFIRGALVVLKARIQPVVKDLLKEHSYSGIVLPHDLDFLFHMNNSRYLREADFARFAHFTRSGLFQAMHSLGSSMVMAGCTIRYRRSLRLWETFEIRTRLLCWDDKAFYVEQRFVALKDDFVSAVLMSRQHVIGNSPDKVVQSMCKRKVESPEYPEEVVHWIKYNDSSSQQLRAESGVSNNSKDE, encoded by the exons ATGATGCTGTTCCTAGCGATTGCACTGGGGCTGATTGCCGCCATTTTCTCCCTGCTGGATGTGTGGTACTTTATTCGCGGTGCCTTAGTGGTACTGAAAGCTCGTATCCAGCCTGTAGTGAAAGACCTGCTGAAGGAGCACTCCTATTCGGGCATAGTCCTACCCCACGATCTGGACTTCCTGTTCCATATGAACAACTCCCGTTACCTCCGCGAGGCCGACTTTGCACGCTTTGCTCACTTCACCCGCAGCGGCCTCTTCCAAGCCATGCACTCCTTGGGCTCCAGCATGGTCATGGCGGGGTGCACCATTCGCTACCGACGCTCCCTGCGTCTCTGGGAGACCTTTGAGATACGCACCCGCCTCCTATGCTGGGACGACAAGGCCTTCTACGTGGAACAGAAATTTGTGGCTCTTAAGGACGACTTTGTGTCCGCCGTGCTGATGAGTCGGCAGCATGTTATTGGAAACTCCCCCGACAAGGTGGTACAGTCCATGTGCAAAAGGAAG GTGGAGTCCCCAGAGTATCCGGAGGAGGTCGTGcactggatcaagtacaatgacaGCAGCAGCCAACAGCTGAGAGCAGAAAGTGGGGTGTCCAACAATTCCAAAGATGAATGA